The Hypanus sabinus isolate sHypSab1 chromosome 31, sHypSab1.hap1, whole genome shotgun sequence genome window below encodes:
- the LOC132383799 gene encoding histone H2B 1/2-like, translating into MPDAPKPAPKKGAKKALSKPASKSGKKRKRTRKESYAIYIYKVMKQVHPDTGISSKAMSIMNSFVNDIFERIAGEASRLAHYNKRSTISSREIQTAVRLLLPGELAKHAVSEGTKAVTKYTSSK; encoded by the coding sequence ATGCCTGATGCACCGAAACCCGCTCCCAAGAAGGGCGCCAAGAAAGCTCTGTCCAAACCGGCGAGCAAGTCTGGCAAGAAGCGCAAGAGGACGAGGAAGGAGAGTTACGCCATCTACATCtacaaagtgatgaagcaggttcaccccgacaccggcatctcctccaaggccatgagCATCATGAATTCATTCGTGAACGATATTTTCGAGCGCATCGCGGGTGAGGCTTCCCGCCTGGCCCATTACAACAagcggtccaccatcagctcccgggagatccagaccgccgtgcgcctgctgctgcccggggagctggccaagcacgccgtgtccgaagggacaaaggcggtgaccaagtacaccagctccaagtga
- the LOC132383831 gene encoding histone H4, which produces MSGRGKGGKGLGKGGAKRHRKVLRDNIQGITKPAIRRLARRGGVKRISGLIYEETRGVLKVFLENVIRDAVTYTEHAKRKTVTAMDVVYALKRQGRTLYGFGG; this is translated from the coding sequence ATGtctggcagagggaaaggaggcaAAGGACTGGGCAAAGGCGGAGCCAAGCGGCACCGTAAAGTGCTCCGTGATAACATCCAGGGCATCACCAAACCGGCCATCCGGCGTCTGGCTCGCCGTGGCGGCGTCAAGCGGATCTCGGGTCTGATCTACGAGGAGACCCGCGGggtgctgaaggttttcctggAGAATGTGATCCGGGATGCGGTCACCTACACTGAACACGCCAAGCGCAAGACGGTCACTGCCATGGATGTGGTGTACGCTCTGAAACGCCAGGGCCGCACTCTCTATGGCTTCGGCGGCTGA